The window CGTTTGATGGCCCAGTCGAATCGGATGTGTTTTTTCATTGCTTTTCTTTTATTGATTTCAGCAAGGAAAGTAGCGCAGGAATTTCATCACAGATGATACTCCACAGGATATCGTTATCAATTCCCAAGTATCCATGAATCACTCGGTTGCGGGTGGCAATAATCATTCGCCAAGGTACTTCTGGATGATCAGCACGAATTTCAGCAGGTATATGTGTCGCCGCTTCTCCAATCAGCTCTATATTGCGTAAGGTCGCATCGTAGTTTAATCCGCTCTCGACAAAACTGTCCAAGTCTAACCCATCTGTGTACACAAGGACTTTTTCAGCGAAATCTATCATGTCATCAATATAGAACCGCCACTCACGACCGGAAGTATCAGACATAGATCCCCTCCTTTTCAACATAGGGACGAAGCTCAGGCCGAAGTGCTTTGTCTGTCACCAAGTCCACTGTACATTCAAGTAAATCTTCCAGATAAAACAGGAGTCCGAAATATCGCTTCGAATTCGTCGGACCATCAAAAGCGACCAAAATATCCACATCACTGGCATCGGTCGCTGTATCACGGACAGTTGAGCCGAACAGCAGCAACTTGCTCACGCCGAAGCGTTTTTTCAGCTCTTGTTTGCATTGAGTTAGCAGTTTAATGGCGTGTTGGCGCTTCATGATTTATTCTTCTTTTTTCTCTTCATGACTTTCTGTCGCAAGTAGCTCGGAAAGAAAGCCCTCAAGAATGCCAAAGTTGGCCTTCTGGCGCAGGAGTCGTTTGATGGCCCAGTCGAATCTGATGTGCCTTTTCATGGTGCTTCTTGTTAAGATTTTATTATCAAATCTTTATACGATTAAATCATTGCACATACTACCTGTATGCGTGTACATTTTAACGATAAAAAATGTTTACTTTTCAGAATGATGGTGTTCTTTTCTATTTAAATAAAATTTCCATAGAAGGAGTAAAGTGAACAAAAATGGACAACAACAACCCCTGCTGGATATGTGGTAATCCATCAGATAGTCGCGAACATATATTTAAAAAAAGTGATCTTGTTAGAAGATATGGAAACGTCCCTTTTAAAAATGTTGGCGGAGTGTCTCATTTTAAGGATAAACGAGTTCAGAATGTTCCAGGCCCTAAATCAAAAACACTTTCTTACGACCCTCTAGTATGCTCAAATTGTAATAACAAGAAATCTCAACCATGGGATAAGGCGTATGAAGTCTTCGAAAAATGGGTATTCGATTATTCAAATTTTATTTTTGAAGTACGATTTATTCCTTTAGAACTTGTATATGGCGAGGATGAGTTATTACCTCAATCCGTCAATCTGTTTAAATACTTTGTTAAATCATTTGGGTGTAGGTTATCATATGCAGATGCTTCCGTTCCAAAAGATCTAGCTGATTTATTGGATAAAGAATATTTTTCAACTAAATTAAGATTAACTTTTTCTATTAATAGAGTTGCATTTGCTTTTCCAGAATACTTCGAAGATTTTTTAGGTGTTGGTGAATTATATAGAATTAATTCTAGAGCAAAAGGTACTATGGAAAGATTCAACTGGCTTGTTAATGTTGGCTGGTTGCGAATTTATTTTTTTTATGACCATGAAATTCCTTCAGGTGTTGGCGCTGGCTGGACAGCTGATAGTTCTTGTTTGTATTTAGGCGAAATTTATGCTCCTTCACTTGAAGATTATGAAAAGCTAATAGAAGATGCAAAAAATAATGAAACTGCCGAACAGGTTGATAATTTAACAAGGATCAAGGAAACCTTGTGGGGTAAAACGAAATAATTTTTTTATGTAAAATCCCCCGAACAGAAAGCACACTCGTCTCTCTGTTCGGGAATAAAAGCTTCTGCTCACCCCTCCCAAAAAGGCGACATATCCCGAAGATCAGCGATAATCTTGGGCATCTTCTCCAGGACAAAATCCACTTCTTCCTCGGTATTATATACAGAAAGGCTAAAACGGATTGACCCGTGGGCCGCAGTAAAAGGCACACCCATTGCTCGCAGCACGTGGGAGGGCTCCAGGGAACCCGAGGTACAGGCAGAGCCGGAAGAAGCGCAGATCCCGTACTGATTCATGTGCAGGAGGATGGCCTCACCTTCCACGTACTCAAAGCTGATATTACTGGTATTGGGCAAACGATCTTCCGCATGACCGTTGAGAATGGACTTAGGAATAGAAGCCAGCAGCCCCTTTTCCAGCTTATCGCGTAAGGCACGAACCCGGGTGTTTTCCTCTTCCATCGTCTCACCAGCTAACTGACAGGCCCGGCCCAGTCCGACAATGGAGGCCACGTTTTCCGTCCCCCCACGCCGTCCATGCTCCTGATGACCGCCGTGCAGAAAAGGAAAAAAAGGCGTCCCTTTACGAATATAGAGCATACCGACTCCCTTGGGCGCATGGAGTTTATGACCGGACAGAGAGAGAAAATCGATCTGACTTTCCTGCATATTAATGGGAATCTTGCCCACAGCCTGGACCGCATCAGTATGAAACAGAATGCCCCGCTCTTTGGCCATTGCTGCCATTTCCTCCACCGGAAAAAGCACACCGGTCTCGTTATTGGCCCACATCACGGAAACAATGGCAGTGTCTTCGGTCAAGGCTTCTCGGTAAGTATCCATATCCAAGGTGCCATCCGCCTCCACCATGAGCCGGGTGACCCGGTGTTTATGGCCGGTGAGCAGGTCCAGAGTTTCACAAAGGTTCTTGACTGCTGGATGCTCCACACGGGTGGTAACGATATGTCGCTGTTCCGGCTGGCTTTGCAAGGCTGAAAGAATGGCGGTGGAATCACTTTCTGTGCCGCAACTGGTGAACACAATCTCTTCTGGTTCAGCACCGATCAGCTCGGCAACCCGGCCTCTGGCCTGTTCAACAGCCTGTCCCACCTGACCACCAAAGGTATGCATGGAAGAGGGATTACCATAGCAATCCTGAAGAAAGGGCATCATTGCCTCCAACACCTCAGGTGCTATCCGGGTGGTGGCATTATTGTCCATATAAATGACCTTATCGCTGCTGCAGTCCATTATCTTTCCTCCTCAACAATCAGGCTGTCCACCACCTGTTCACGCAGTTTCTTTTCCACGTACTCTTTCAGGGTTGTCCGGGAGGAATGACAGCCAGCGCAGGCTCCTCGCAGAGAAACCGTGACAAAATCACCATCCACATCAACCAGTTCAATATCACCGCCATCCTTTTTCAAAGTAGGCCGAATTTCCCTCTCCAGAACCTGCTCAATTTTTTTAATCTTCTGCAGGGTGGTCATCCGCTGTTCTTTGACAGGTGCGCTTTTTTTCGCCAGGCCTTCCACGGTCTGCTGAAGGATCTCCCGCAAACGGTCCTCACACTTGCCGCAACCACCTCCAGCCTTGGTGAAATTGGTAATCTCTTCCACGGAACGGAGCCCGGATTCATTGATCGCCCGGATAACATCCAAATCAGTCACGCCGAAGCACTCGCAGACCACCTCGCCCTGGGCCATCGGCAGAATCACGCCCCGGTAATCAGCAATAGCGGCCTCCAGGGCCTCGCGCCCCATAACGGAGCAATGCATTTTTTCCTTGGGCAGACCACCCAAGGCCTCGGCAATATCCTCATTAGTGACCTTGGCCGCCTCATCTACAGGCATACCCTTGATCAACTCAGTCAGGACTGAAGAGGAGGCGATGGCAGAGGCGCAACCAAAGGTCTTAAATTTAGCATCGACAATAATATCATTATCGTCTACCTTAATAGTCAGCTTTAAGGCATCACCACAGGCTAAGGAGCCCACATCGCCAGTACCGCTGGGATTCTCTACCTCTCCCACATTCTGCGGATGCATGAAGTGCTGCTGCACTTTATCTGTATATTCCCACATAATAGTTTATCTATAAACGAAGAGTTATGGTATTCAGGCCCGACAAAACGCTTCCCGCCTTCAGGCCCGCATTTGCTCTGCAAGGAAGAAATCCTTGACAAATATTTCCATCAAAGTTACCTCAAAATGACAGGCCCTGCACGGGTTAAGGTTGACAACACGTTTTTTTTTTATAATAGTTTTTCCTTTACACTACGGTAGACAATCTTGTACCGTGGAATACATTATTTATACACTGTTTACTTATCAGTTATTTAATACAAAGACCTGTGGTCTGGGAGATGAAAACATGGGACAAGCACACGATGAGAAACTGATTCTTTGGTTTGACGAGATCGGTATCGAGGATGTGCCGCTGGTTGGCGGTAAGAACGCCTCGCTGGGTGAGATGTATCAACATCTGACCGGAAAGGGCGTTGCCGTACCGCATGGATTTGCAATCACAGCCTATGCCTACCGCTATTTACTCAAAGAGGCAGGTATCGAAGCCGAGATCAGGCAGGTGCTGTCTGACTTGGACACCGAGGATATGGCAAACCTGGCTGAGCGCGGTGAAAAATGTCGGGACATCATTCGTAACGCGCCCTTTCCTGACACCTTGCGGAGTGCCATCATCGAGGCCTATCAAAAGATGGAAGCCGAGTACGGTGAGAACTGCGACGTGGCTGTCCGCTCTTCCGCTACTGCCGAGGACCTGCCGGATGCTTCCTTTGCTGGCCAGCAGGAAACCTACCTGAACATTCACGGCTACGATAATATCATTGAGAACTGCCGTAAGTGTTTTGCCTCCCTGTTCACCAACCGGGCCATTTCTTACCGCAAGCACCAAGGATTTGGTCAGTTTGATGTCTATCTCTCCATCACGGTCCAGAAGATGGTACGCTCTGACTCTGCTTCTTCTGGCGTCATGTTCTCCATCGACACCGAGTCTGGCTTTGAAGATGCCTGCTTCATCACCGGTGCCTGGGGTCTGGGTGAAAACGTGGTTCAGGGTGCTGTTAACCCGGATGAATACTACGTATACAAACCCAAACTCAAAGAAGGCAAACGCCCTATCGTGGGCAAGAAGGTCGGATCCAAGGCCATCAAGATGGTCTATGATAATGACCCGTCCACCGATGAGCCAGTCAAGAATATCGACACCACAGAAGAAGAGCGCAACGCCTACGTTATCAATGATGACGAGATCCTTCAGCTCGCTCAATGGGCCTGCATTATTGAGGACCATTACGGCAAGGGTATGGATATCGAGTGGGCCAAGGATGGCGACGGCAAGGAAGTCGGCACCGGCGAGCTCTTTATCGTCCAGGCCCGTCCCGAGACTGTACATTCTCAGGCCAATAAAGGGGTCATGGAAACCTACAAGCTCCTGGAAAAAGGAAATATCCTCTCCGAAGGACTGGCAGTGGGTACCAAGATCGGTCAGGGTGTGGCCCATTGCATTGAGGATGTAAAAGACATCGGCACCTTTAAGAAAGGCGAGGTCCTGGTTACCGACATGACCGACCCGGACTGGGAGCCGATCATGAAGATTGCTGGTGCCATTGTCACCAATCGTGGGGGTCGTACCTGTCATGCCGCGATTATCTCCCGTGAGCTGGGTATCCCCTGCGTTATCGGTACAGGTGATGCTACTGACAAAATCTCAACCGGTCAGGAGGTCACGGCCTCTTCGGCAGAAGGTGAGACCGGTTATGTCTACGAGGGGCTACTCAAGTACGAGATTGAGACCACTGACCTGGCCAATATGCCTACCACCAAGACCAAGATCATGATGAACTTGGCCATCCCGGAAAAGGCCTTTACAGAATGCCAGATTCCCAATGACGGCGTAGGCTTGGCCCGTGAGGAGTTTATTATCAACTCCCATATCGGCCTCCATCCGCTGGCCCTGTACAACTATGAGGAGCTCAAGGCCTCTGACGATCCTGAAAAGCAGGAGATCGTGAAGCATATTGACGTGAAGACTGCCGCCTATTCCGATAAAAGGCAATTCTTCATCGATAAGGTTGCCGAGGGCGTGGGCCGCATTGCTGCCGGTTTCTATCCCAATGATGTTATTGTCCGTCTGTCCGACTTCAAATCCAACGAATATGCCAACTTAGTCGGCGGGACACTCTATGAGCCGGAAGAAGAGAACCCGATGATCGGCTGGCGCGGTGCTTCCCGCTACTATGATCCTAAATATCGTCCGGCCTTTGAGCTGGAGTGCCAGGGGTTGCTCAAGGCACGGAACGACATGGGGCTGGACAACATCAAGCTGATGGTGCCGTTCTGTCGGACCCCGGAAGAGGGAAAGAAGGTCATTGAGGTTATGCGGGACTGCGGTCTGGTTCAGGGTGAAAACGGCCTGGAGCTCTACGTTATGTGTGAGATCCCCAGCAATGTGATCTGCGCGGATGCCTTTGCCGACATCTTTGACGGCTTCTCCATCGGTTCCAACGACCTGACCCAGCTCACCTACGGCTTGGATCGTGACTCCGGTATTGTGACCGGTATCGCAGATGAACGGCATGATGCGGTAAAAGAGATGATCAGAATGGTGATCAAGACCGCAAAACGTCGTGGTCGCAAGATCGGCATCTGCGGTCAGGGTCCCTCTGACTTCCCTGACTTTGCCACCTTCCTGGT is drawn from Candidatus Electrothrix aestuarii and contains these coding sequences:
- a CDS encoding DUF86 domain-containing protein → MSDTSGREWRFYIDDMIDFAEKVLVYTDGLDLDSFVESGLNYDATLRNIELIGEAATHIPAEIRADHPEVPWRMIIATRNRVIHGYLGIDNDILWSIICDEIPALLSLLKSIKEKQ
- the nifU gene encoding Fe-S cluster assembly protein NifU, translating into MWEYTDKVQQHFMHPQNVGEVENPSGTGDVGSLACGDALKLTIKVDDNDIIVDAKFKTFGCASAIASSSVLTELIKGMPVDEAAKVTNEDIAEALGGLPKEKMHCSVMGREALEAAIADYRGVILPMAQGEVVCECFGVTDLDVIRAINESGLRSVEEITNFTKAGGGCGKCEDRLREILQQTVEGLAKKSAPVKEQRMTTLQKIKKIEQVLEREIRPTLKKDGGDIELVDVDGDFVTVSLRGACAGCHSSRTTLKEYVEKKLREQVVDSLIVEEER
- the ppsA gene encoding phosphoenolpyruvate synthase, translating into MGQAHDEKLILWFDEIGIEDVPLVGGKNASLGEMYQHLTGKGVAVPHGFAITAYAYRYLLKEAGIEAEIRQVLSDLDTEDMANLAERGEKCRDIIRNAPFPDTLRSAIIEAYQKMEAEYGENCDVAVRSSATAEDLPDASFAGQQETYLNIHGYDNIIENCRKCFASLFTNRAISYRKHQGFGQFDVYLSITVQKMVRSDSASSGVMFSIDTESGFEDACFITGAWGLGENVVQGAVNPDEYYVYKPKLKEGKRPIVGKKVGSKAIKMVYDNDPSTDEPVKNIDTTEEERNAYVINDDEILQLAQWACIIEDHYGKGMDIEWAKDGDGKEVGTGELFIVQARPETVHSQANKGVMETYKLLEKGNILSEGLAVGTKIGQGVAHCIEDVKDIGTFKKGEVLVTDMTDPDWEPIMKIAGAIVTNRGGRTCHAAIISRELGIPCVIGTGDATDKISTGQEVTASSAEGETGYVYEGLLKYEIETTDLANMPTTKTKIMMNLAIPEKAFTECQIPNDGVGLAREEFIINSHIGLHPLALYNYEELKASDDPEKQEIVKHIDVKTAAYSDKRQFFIDKVAEGVGRIAAGFYPNDVIVRLSDFKSNEYANLVGGTLYEPEEENPMIGWRGASRYYDPKYRPAFELECQGLLKARNDMGLDNIKLMVPFCRTPEEGKKVIEVMRDCGLVQGENGLELYVMCEIPSNVICADAFADIFDGFSIGSNDLTQLTYGLDRDSGIVTGIADERHDAVKEMIRMVIKTAKRRGRKIGICGQGPSDFPDFATFLVEEGIDSMSLIPDTAVKTRLAVHEKEKEMGIAPE
- a CDS encoding nucleotidyltransferase family protein; its protein translation is MKRQHAIKLLTQCKQELKKRFGVSKLLLFGSTVRDTATDASDVDILVAFDGPTNSKRYFGLLFYLEDLLECTVDLVTDKALRPELRPYVEKEGIYV
- the nifS gene encoding cysteine desulfurase NifS, producing the protein MDCSSDKVIYMDNNATTRIAPEVLEAMMPFLQDCYGNPSSMHTFGGQVGQAVEQARGRVAELIGAEPEEIVFTSCGTESDSTAILSALQSQPEQRHIVTTRVEHPAVKNLCETLDLLTGHKHRVTRLMVEADGTLDMDTYREALTEDTAIVSVMWANNETGVLFPVEEMAAMAKERGILFHTDAVQAVGKIPINMQESQIDFLSLSGHKLHAPKGVGMLYIRKGTPFFPFLHGGHQEHGRRGGTENVASIVGLGRACQLAGETMEEENTRVRALRDKLEKGLLASIPKSILNGHAEDRLPNTSNISFEYVEGEAILLHMNQYGICASSGSACTSGSLEPSHVLRAMGVPFTAAHGSIRFSLSVYNTEEEVDFVLEKMPKIIADLRDMSPFWEG